A single genomic interval of Bacillus smithii harbors:
- a CDS encoding DUF4430 domain-containing protein, giving the protein MRKWKNAFLLLFSFLLILFTAGCQKDEVVPHSNNDHHNAAAVQSSSDKTSSDGKEKEIKTSKEDHNQNKDQTADAEKSSHSAADSSKTSNEKETKSKSTDSAAKSKNGSSNANAEKENSKGNSEQKSTAEKSNATTIHTPQAPKSQSTVKPEPAKKPSSKPAATPVPKPAPKSASKPVNKQTVTVSIRGDSQTGTILSPTKVPLQNGDTALEVTLRIAKQKGIPVSIRGSHSTAYVEGISNLYEFDHGPLSGWTIKVNNKYVSRSAGAVAVKAGDVIQWIYTNDYTKDTQP; this is encoded by the coding sequence ATGAGAAAATGGAAAAATGCGTTCTTACTACTATTCTCTTTTTTGTTGATCTTGTTTACGGCAGGCTGTCAAAAGGATGAAGTCGTGCCTCATTCCAATAACGACCATCATAACGCAGCGGCTGTTCAGTCATCTTCGGACAAAACATCTTCAGACGGTAAAGAAAAGGAGATAAAAACTTCCAAAGAAGATCATAATCAAAATAAAGATCAAACTGCAGATGCGGAAAAGTCGTCCCATTCGGCCGCAGATTCGTCCAAAACCAGCAATGAAAAAGAAACAAAGTCGAAATCGACTGATTCAGCTGCAAAGTCAAAAAACGGATCGTCCAATGCCAATGCGGAGAAAGAGAATAGCAAAGGGAACAGCGAACAAAAATCAACGGCTGAAAAGAGCAATGCGACGACAATCCATACTCCACAAGCACCAAAGAGTCAATCGACTGTGAAACCGGAGCCGGCCAAAAAACCATCTTCGAAACCAGCCGCAACGCCTGTTCCAAAACCGGCCCCAAAATCGGCCTCAAAACCGGTTAACAAACAAACGGTAACGGTATCGATTCGTGGAGATTCACAAACGGGAACCATCCTTTCCCCCACTAAAGTACCGTTGCAAAATGGGGATACGGCGTTGGAAGTGACATTGCGAATCGCCAAGCAAAAGGGCATTCCGGTCAGTATACGCGGCAGTCATTCCACGGCTTATGTGGAAGGAATTTCGAATCTTTATGAATTTGATCATGGTCCGTTAAGTGGTTGGACGATAAAAGTCAACAATAAGTACGTTTCTCGTAGTGCAGGTGCTGTCGCCGTCAAGGCGGGGGATGTGATTCAATGGATTTACACGAATGACTATACAAAGGATACACAACCATGA
- a CDS encoding M20 peptidase aminoacylase family protein — translation MKKDLEVLKPVVHQLFDYFHHHPEKSWHEFGTTRFIAEQLKTFGYQPKTFTDCTGVVVEFGQGKNGICVGVRSDMDALWQEKDGIWQANHSCGHDAHMAIVLGVMLLFKKINYSPPGKLMFLFQPAEEKGTGALKMIEKGVIDSLNYLYGIHLRPIQELRFGQASPSIKHGASAFLQGKIHGEDAHAARPHLGQNAIEVGAALVNALNQIHFDPRIPYSVKLTSFHAGGEAANLIPGKASFRMDIRAQTNEAMQQLMERVSKIFQSLEIQFGVKIHAKMEADVKAASIHPEAERIMSKAIVQTLGEEGLAPGMLTTGGEDFHHYTFHKPDLKATMLGLGCDLRPGLHHPNMTFQTEAIFTGIEILANAVMRTFELSDKDKAG, via the coding sequence GTGAAAAAAGATTTGGAGGTTTTAAAGCCTGTTGTTCACCAGCTGTTTGACTATTTCCATCATCATCCGGAAAAAAGCTGGCATGAGTTTGGAACGACACGCTTTATTGCTGAACAGCTGAAAACATTCGGCTATCAACCAAAAACGTTTACGGATTGTACGGGAGTTGTGGTAGAATTCGGCCAAGGGAAAAACGGAATATGTGTCGGGGTCAGAAGCGATATGGATGCTTTATGGCAAGAAAAAGACGGAATATGGCAAGCCAATCATTCATGCGGCCATGATGCCCACATGGCCATTGTTCTTGGCGTGATGCTTTTGTTCAAAAAAATAAACTATAGTCCTCCCGGAAAGTTGATGTTTCTCTTTCAGCCTGCAGAAGAAAAAGGTACCGGGGCGCTGAAAATGATTGAAAAAGGCGTTATTGATAGCTTGAACTATTTATACGGCATTCATTTGCGGCCTATTCAAGAACTTCGCTTTGGTCAGGCTTCACCAAGTATCAAACATGGCGCATCAGCATTTCTTCAAGGCAAGATTCACGGAGAAGATGCTCATGCCGCCAGGCCTCATTTAGGGCAAAATGCCATTGAAGTTGGAGCCGCTTTGGTTAACGCTTTGAATCAAATTCATTTCGATCCCCGAATCCCTTATTCTGTGAAGTTGACAAGTTTTCATGCCGGCGGGGAAGCGGCAAACCTCATTCCGGGAAAAGCTTCTTTTCGAATGGATATTAGAGCACAAACGAACGAGGCTATGCAGCAGCTAATGGAACGTGTATCGAAAATATTCCAATCATTAGAAATTCAATTTGGCGTTAAGATCCACGCTAAAATGGAAGCCGATGTGAAAGCTGCTTCCATCCATCCGGAAGCAGAAAGAATCATGTCCAAAGCGATTGTCCAAACATTGGGAGAAGAAGGGCTGGCTCCTGGCATGCTGACAACGGGGGGCGAGGATTTTCATCATTATACTTTCCATAAACCAGATTTAAAAGCTACGATGCTCGGACTTGGCTGCGATCTGCGTCCGGGGCTTCATCATCCAAACATGACCTTTCAAACGGAAGCAATCTTTACCGGTATCGAAATATTGGCTAATGCAGTGATGCGCACGTTCGAACTGTCGGATAAGGACAAGGCCGGATGA
- a CDS encoding DUF4430 domain-containing protein has translation MFSIKKIAVTALMSIFIIGQLAFGFTAFASEPSNSSITAEQQQSEVGVTIIGDNGPILQTTAVDVPSGSTILDVLQKAALENHLSVETKGSGENVYVDGINGLHGGDRGPASGWMVYVNGLSIPVSAAVYQVTNHDHIQWEYTTDYTKNQKVDASLTIIGKDGKPFVSNVKRTTEGHATAYDLLKSIADDQKIPLDVTYSKDFGFYVQNIGTERLESHDTWGQYWAFYVNGQMASVGASSYVLQPDDNITFKVETWGTNEYNGNNGNNENNGNSGNNGNTGNEGSGNGQNGSDGSNTSPVNEPNKVSENEINDILKTTVNHILQSGVDSPWEAVAIRQAGMKVPASYLNDIKQQVIETKGEYRNITDYERDVIGITAAGGDPRDIAGYNLVEKIYNSDYCEKNESCPMTRQGTNGILYALIALDSGNYPVPSNANWTREKLKKRILELQEADGKWTLYNGQGSPVDMTGIAIAALAPYKDEPEVAAAIKRGVDWLSAEQKENGGFADPQLGETSEAASAAIIGLTAAGVDPQGAAFTKKDGNLLSYLIRFYNGAGQFRHTATGDADEVATEQGAEAMVAYQLFADGKGSVYRMAQNPNPAKEGTDNTQTSNNPNSESKNENSGLVTNNSKEKNDHDQSGSKTSHPPLGGKLPNTSTNIYNLLLAGIILIIAGVLLYVYNRKYRERGHD, from the coding sequence GTGTTTTCTATTAAAAAGATAGCTGTCACGGCTTTAATGTCTATTTTCATAATAGGCCAATTGGCATTTGGTTTTACTGCTTTCGCGTCGGAACCGTCAAATAGCAGTATAACGGCTGAACAGCAGCAATCAGAAGTAGGAGTGACCATCATCGGGGACAATGGTCCGATCTTGCAAACAACGGCGGTCGATGTCCCTTCTGGAAGTACGATTTTGGACGTTTTGCAAAAAGCAGCCCTTGAAAACCATCTTTCGGTCGAAACGAAGGGAAGCGGTGAAAACGTTTATGTAGACGGTATCAATGGTTTACATGGAGGCGACCGCGGACCGGCTAGCGGCTGGATGGTGTATGTCAACGGGCTCTCCATTCCTGTCAGTGCCGCTGTATATCAAGTGACCAACCATGATCACATTCAGTGGGAATACACGACTGATTATACGAAAAATCAGAAAGTAGATGCCAGTTTAACGATCATCGGGAAAGATGGAAAACCTTTTGTTTCGAATGTAAAAAGAACAACCGAAGGCCATGCGACGGCTTACGATTTGTTAAAATCGATTGCGGATGATCAAAAGATTCCTCTTGATGTTACTTATAGTAAAGACTTTGGTTTTTACGTTCAAAACATCGGAACAGAACGGCTTGAATCTCATGATACATGGGGGCAATATTGGGCATTTTATGTCAATGGCCAAATGGCTTCCGTCGGTGCATCGTCCTATGTACTGCAACCGGATGACAATATAACTTTTAAAGTCGAAACGTGGGGAACGAACGAATATAACGGAAACAACGGGAATAATGAAAACAATGGAAATAGTGGAAATAACGGAAATACCGGAAATGAAGGCAGCGGCAATGGTCAAAATGGATCAGATGGGTCCAATACATCGCCGGTAAACGAACCAAATAAGGTCAGTGAAAACGAAATAAATGACATTTTAAAAACGACGGTGAACCATATTCTTCAATCGGGAGTCGACAGTCCGTGGGAGGCTGTTGCCATTCGTCAAGCCGGAATGAAAGTTCCTGCATCTTATTTGAATGACATAAAGCAACAAGTGATAGAGACAAAAGGAGAGTACCGGAATATTACCGATTATGAAAGAGATGTTATTGGTATAACGGCTGCAGGAGGAGATCCTCGCGATATAGCAGGATATAATTTAGTGGAGAAAATCTACAACAGTGACTATTGCGAAAAAAACGAAAGCTGTCCAATGACTCGCCAAGGCACAAACGGAATCTTGTATGCCTTAATTGCTTTGGACAGCGGAAATTATCCAGTTCCATCAAACGCTAATTGGACGAGAGAAAAGTTAAAGAAACGCATTTTAGAATTACAGGAAGCGGATGGCAAGTGGACGCTATATAACGGCCAAGGTTCACCTGTCGATATGACCGGAATCGCAATCGCTGCTCTGGCTCCTTATAAGGATGAACCGGAAGTGGCTGCCGCTATTAAACGAGGTGTCGATTGGCTGTCTGCTGAACAGAAGGAAAATGGTGGTTTTGCAGATCCTCAACTAGGGGAAACAAGTGAAGCAGCATCCGCAGCCATTATAGGTTTGACAGCAGCAGGAGTTGATCCTCAAGGTGCTGCATTTACGAAAAAAGACGGCAATTTGTTGAGCTATTTGATCCGTTTTTATAATGGTGCCGGACAATTTCGCCACACGGCAACGGGTGATGCAGATGAAGTGGCAACCGAGCAAGGTGCCGAGGCGATGGTCGCTTATCAACTTTTTGCTGATGGAAAAGGTTCCGTTTATCGGATGGCACAAAATCCAAATCCGGCGAAAGAAGGGACCGACAATACCCAAACGAGCAACAATCCTAATTCAGAATCAAAAAATGAGAACAGCGGTCTCGTAACGAACAATTCAAAAGAAAAAAATGATCACGATCAATCCGGATCCAAAACTTCACACCCTCCTTTGGGCGGCAAATTGCCGAATACTTCAACGAATATCTATAATCTTCTTTTGGCAGGAATCATTCTGATCATAGCGGGTGTTCTGTTATATGTTTATAACCGGAAATACCGGGAGAGAGGCCATGATTAA
- a CDS encoding class D sortase codes for MIKKISLLFIAGGFLFIACAGWQKLKMDADQKDALRKAEKIVHSEHKQGSFHPVRGEVVGTLEIPALKRKLPIVEGASPEDLEKGVGHYSASAYPKQHNQIVLSGHRDTVFRQIGTLKKGDQLIIRLSYGSFSYTIRRMKIVDKDDRSVIHSTAPTEELVLTTCYPFRYVGNAPKRYIIYAYPEHFQGGDGK; via the coding sequence ATGATTAAAAAGATCTCTCTTTTGTTCATTGCTGGGGGCTTTCTTTTCATTGCCTGCGCTGGATGGCAGAAGCTGAAAATGGATGCGGATCAAAAAGATGCGCTTCGAAAAGCGGAAAAAATTGTGCATTCTGAACATAAACAAGGATCTTTTCATCCTGTGCGCGGAGAAGTCGTGGGTACTTTAGAGATACCAGCCTTAAAACGGAAGCTGCCGATTGTCGAAGGAGCTTCTCCGGAAGATTTAGAAAAAGGGGTCGGCCATTATTCAGCTTCTGCCTATCCGAAACAACATAATCAAATTGTTCTTTCCGGCCACCGGGATACGGTGTTTCGACAAATAGGAACGCTGAAAAAAGGCGATCAGTTGATCATTCGATTGTCGTACGGATCCTTTTCTTATACCATTCGCCGCATGAAAATTGTGGACAAGGACGATCGTTCTGTCATTCATTCCACCGCGCCGACTGAGGAGTTAGTTTTAACGACATGCTACCCATTTCGTTATGTGGGAAATGCACCGAAACGTTATATCATCTATGCTTATCCGGAACATTTTCAAGGGGGTGACGGTAAATGA
- a CDS encoding energy-coupling factor transporter transmembrane component T translates to MKKGIHSYHPFVCFLYFAGAMVSAMLYQHPVFLAAGAVLFLILNILLDSGKTVRKWQGMMITIPVFFLILNPLTNHRGSHIFFYFGANPVTLESFLQGLMLALTLFNLMAAFAAYNQVITAEKFLFLFAKWLPQWALLAMLAMRFVPLLRRRLYEIEMVQRGKGQSVTEGTFIQRVRNGLEFVQILLTWSLEEAIQTADSMAARGYGIQKRSRYIPFRMKGKDWFAMVYLLVFGTAVAFGWWLGDGVLAVYPILEPLLLQGREWFFLLMFVMFVGFPIGIQVREALLWRYWKRKI, encoded by the coding sequence ATGAAAAAAGGAATTCATTCTTACCATCCATTCGTTTGCTTTCTTTATTTTGCCGGGGCGATGGTGTCTGCCATGCTTTATCAGCACCCAGTCTTTTTAGCGGCGGGTGCTGTGCTCTTTCTCATATTGAATATTTTGTTGGACTCCGGTAAGACGGTGCGTAAATGGCAGGGGATGATGATCACCATTCCCGTATTTTTTTTGATACTCAATCCATTGACGAATCACCGCGGCAGTCATATTTTCTTTTATTTCGGCGCAAATCCCGTCACGTTGGAATCGTTTTTGCAAGGATTGATGCTTGCGCTTACTTTATTTAATTTAATGGCGGCTTTTGCCGCTTACAACCAAGTGATTACGGCGGAAAAATTTTTATTTTTATTTGCGAAATGGCTCCCGCAATGGGCCCTGTTGGCTATGCTGGCCATGCGGTTTGTTCCGCTCTTACGAAGAAGGCTTTATGAAATTGAAATGGTCCAAAGAGGAAAGGGACAATCTGTCACAGAAGGCACCTTCATACAAAGAGTAAGAAATGGTCTGGAATTCGTGCAAATATTGTTAACTTGGTCGCTTGAAGAGGCAATTCAAACCGCCGATTCCATGGCAGCAAGGGGTTATGGGATTCAGAAACGGAGCCGTTATATTCCTTTTCGGATGAAGGGAAAAGATTGGTTTGCGATGGTTTATTTGCTTGTTTTCGGAACGGCAGTGGCTTTTGGATGGTGGCTTGGGGACGGCGTGCTGGCAGTCTATCCGATTTTGGAACCACTATTATTGCAAGGCAGAGAGTGGTTTTTCCTGCTCATGTTCGTTATGTTTGTAGGGTTTCCAATAGGAATTCAAGTAAGGGAGGCACTGCTATGGCGTTATTGGAAGCGAAAAATTTAA
- the menC gene encoding o-succinylbenzoate synthase translates to MIIEKISMRHMKMKMKLPFVTSFGIIQMKDFILVEVQDESGNIGWGESVAFSAPTYTEETFQTNWHILEDFLIPMIKGREISHPHEVNSIFQPIRGNYMAKSAIETAIWDLYAKRLNKPLYQVIGGKKRQIEVGISLGIQKSIDDLLEMIKNYVEQGYKRVKVKIKPGWDVEVIRQIRHYFPQLPLMADANSAYRLEDVPLLKQLDDFHLMMIEQPLAHDDIVDHALVQKELKTPICLDESIHSLEDVRKAVELGSCQIINLKIGRVGGLGESIKIHDFCKEHHIPLWCGGMLEAGIGRAHNVAITTLDQFTLPGDTAASSHYWERDIIQPEVTVENGWIHVPEKPGIGYEPDFEAIDSFTCHQKVF, encoded by the coding sequence ATGATTATTGAAAAAATAAGCATGCGCCATATGAAAATGAAAATGAAACTTCCTTTTGTCACCAGTTTTGGCATCATCCAAATGAAAGATTTCATTTTAGTTGAGGTGCAAGATGAGAGCGGGAATATAGGTTGGGGGGAATCCGTTGCCTTTAGCGCACCTACCTATACTGAAGAAACGTTTCAAACCAACTGGCATATTTTGGAAGATTTTTTAATCCCCATGATAAAAGGGCGGGAGATTTCTCATCCACATGAAGTAAATTCGATATTTCAGCCGATTCGTGGTAATTATATGGCAAAATCCGCTATTGAAACGGCCATTTGGGATTTATATGCAAAGCGTTTAAACAAACCGCTTTACCAAGTGATTGGGGGGAAAAAGCGACAAATAGAGGTTGGTATCAGCCTTGGCATTCAAAAATCCATCGATGATTTGCTGGAAATGATCAAAAACTATGTGGAACAAGGATATAAAAGAGTGAAAGTGAAAATCAAACCTGGCTGGGATGTAGAAGTGATCAGACAAATCCGTCATTATTTTCCGCAGCTCCCTTTGATGGCCGATGCCAACTCTGCTTATCGTTTGGAAGATGTTCCTTTATTGAAACAATTGGATGACTTTCATTTAATGATGATTGAGCAGCCGTTGGCCCACGATGATATCGTCGATCATGCGTTGGTTCAAAAGGAACTGAAAACGCCGATATGTTTGGACGAAAGCATTCATAGTCTTGAAGATGTAAGAAAAGCTGTTGAACTTGGAAGTTGTCAAATTATTAATCTGAAAATCGGCCGCGTTGGCGGATTAGGAGAGTCTATCAAAATTCACGATTTTTGCAAAGAACATCACATTCCGCTTTGGTGTGGAGGAATGCTTGAAGCAGGAATCGGCCGGGCCCATAACGTTGCCATCACTACTCTGGATCAATTTACTTTGCCAGGGGATACGGCTGCCTCATCTCATTATTGGGAACGTGATATCATTCAACCGGAAGTGACCGTCGAGAATGGATGGATTCATGTCCCTGAAAAACCCGGGATTGGCTATGAGCCAGATTTCGAAGCGATTGATTCTTTTACTTGCCACCAAAAAGTTTTTTAA